The genomic interval TCCTTAACCGCGTCCATCACTGCAATTGCCCTGTCCGTACGAGCCAGGTCATACCAGCGCTGGCCTTCAAATGCCAATTCCAGACGACGCTCTTTTTCTATTGCCAGTCGCATTGCAGTTTGGTCAGCAGCAGTTGCTGCCGGAAGTTTTACACGAGTTCTGACCTGGTTTACCAAAGTGCGGGCACCAGCCAAATCGCCGGTTTCATTGAGTGCTTCCGCTTTTAAAAGTAATACATCCGCCAAACGATACATGACTATATTTTGGGAAGCATCCGTATTACGCATTTTGTAGGCAAAAGGAAACTTCGTCAAAGGCCAGTATTTGTCCGACCATTTGCCAGTTACATCAGCCGTGAAAACTGTCGAAGCCTTGCGAACAACGTCTTTTTCGTCGTCATAAGCTTTTAACAAATCGTTGGAAGGTGTGTTGAATTTCTTCCAATCCGTACCGTAAAACATCGAAGAACCCCAGTTTCCACCGGTTGACCAATCTTCAAAATTTAGTTCAAAAATAGCCTCCGCACTGTTTTCATGCTTTCCATCCCAAAGATCTTCGAAATTTGGCATTAAGGAATAACCCAGTCCGATTACTTTATCTGCATTGGTTTTTACCTTTTCCCAATCCTTCTTTGTCGCATAAACCTTTGCCAGCAATGTGTAAACGGCTCCCGGCGTTACAGTCATTTTATCCGGACCGGACTTTGGAACAACCGTAGCCGCTTCGTCAAGATCCTTGATAATTTGTGTATAAACATCCTCCGCAGAACTTCTGGCAGGATACAATTTCCCGTAAACTTCTTCCACATTAGAAGAGGTAATGGTCGGCAGTTCATCTACTACCAAAGGAATATCACCAAAAATCCGAACGAGATCGAAATACGCACGTGCCCGCATAAATTTCGCTTCACCCACGATCTGCGCTTTCCGGTCAGCCGATAAACCCGCATCCGTCACTTTCGGAACATTGGCAATAATGGAATTCGCACTTGCAACATGGCCGTACAAATATTGCCAGTCTCTGGCTGCAACCGCATTTGTTGACAGGATACGGAATTCATCTACTTCAAACCAGGCCGCGTTATCCGCACCAGCATAAGCATTGTCGGATTCGCCGTCACCCAATATAAAATAATCCATCACATAATATTCCGATGAACTGCTTTTGAAAATAGAATAACAACCCGCCAAAGCCGCTTCAGCACTTGCCGCATCTTTGATAGAAGAACCGGCCGTTCCTGTTCCGTCACCACCAACTACTGTTTGGGAAATTGGCTTTAAATCCAGCTGATCCTGACAAGAGGGCAGCAGCATGGATGATCCCAGTAAAAAAGCTATATAACTTATCTTTTTCATAAAATTCTTTGATTAAAACTGAACATTAATACCTGCTACGAATGCACGTGAAACCGGGTAAGTCCCATAGTCGATACCCAAAGTTGCACCGCTCGAAGTAAACGCATTTACCTCAGGATCAAACCCTTTGTATTTCGTAAAAGTCAGCAGGTTTTGCGCTGTAACGTAAATAGAAGCTCTGCTCAACTTAATTTTATTGGCAAATTCTTTCTTTAAAGCATAGGAAATTGTTGTGCTTTTAAGACGTAAGAAAGATGCATTTTCAACAAAACGAGAAGAAATCAGCGAGTTGTTCACATTACCATCTGTCGCTCTTGGAATATCGGTGATATCACCCGCTTTTTGCCAACGCCTCAACACTTCCGTAGACTGGTTTTTACTGTCATACATTCCTTCTGTTTCCAAACGGGATGCATTAAATGCCTTGTTGCCCTGCGATCCCTGGAACAGGAACGATAAGCTGAAACTTTTGTAAGTCAGGTTATTATTCATTCCGTAGGTGAATTTCGGCTGTGCAGATCCAAGTATGGTCCGGTCAGACGGAGAAAAAGCACCATCGCCATTTACATCTTTGTAGATCATATCACCCGTTTCAGGATTTACACCCTCAGCAATATATCCGTAAAACGTGCCCAATGAAGCACCTTCCTGCAAAATGATGATCTGGTCGCTACGTCCTTCCACATCCGCATAACGGTAAATTTTGCTCAGCTGTAAGTCGGTAATTTTATTCTTGTTGAAAGCAATGTTGAAATCCGTTGTCCATTGAAATGCAGATTTGTCAAAATTCACAGTCGACAGTACAAATTCAAGACCTTTATTTTCAAGTTTCCCTGAGTTTCTTGGCATGTAAGTATACCCGCTTGTATTTGGCAAAGGCACATTCAACAGCAGATCATTCGTCTTTTTCAGGTAGGCGTCCGCGGTAACCGTCACGCGTCCCTGCAGCATACTCAGGTCAATACCAATATTACTTTGAGTCGTTGTTTCCCATCTCAAATCAGGATTCGGAGCGTATGAAGGATTCGTAACGGCAGGCCCGGAAGGCGGAACGGTAGGCGTGCGACGGGTGTAAGTGTTCAAACCATACGACGCATAATTGGCCAATCCTTCCTGATTACCATTCTGTCCCCAGCCTCCTCGTAGTTTCAGGTCATTGATAAACTTGACATCCTGCATAAACGGCTCAGCAGAAATACGCCATCCGGCAGAAACCGATGGAAAGAAGCCCCATTGATTTCCCTTTGCCAGTTTAGATGATCCGTCCGCCCTGAAATTCGCTGTGATCAAATATCTACTGTCAAAATTATACATCAACCGACCCAGGTATGAGTTTAAAAACCATTCGGATTGTTCGGTATAGGCGTCTGTAATTTCATTGGCGGCATTCATCGTTTTCACAATTCCGTCAGAAGGAAAATCGCGGCCGGCGATGTACGAATTATTCCAGGTATTTTTCTGAACCGTAGTTCCGGCAAGTGCTGAGAAATTATGTTTGTTCCAGTTCTTTTCATAATTCAGCGTATTTTCCCACAGATAAGTAAACGAGTTGCTTCTCGTAGCATTTCCAAGTCCGTGCGTACTTCCACTGCTTCCCCAGCCTTCGGTAGTCCGGTACGGATCGAGGTAATAGTCGTTGGAATGATTCATGTAATCGATCCCGAAATTGGAACGTACAAACAGCCCTTTTGCCAAAGTAATGTCTCCAACCACGTTACCAAAAATTCTGTTATCCTTTGCCGCCTGGGTAGGTCCGTACATCGCAGCGAGTGGATTGTCCCATCCTGCTTTTAGCGGATTTGTAGAAAAAATAGTACCTCTTATGCTATCCTGAGTGTAAATCCCCATCGTTGGCGGAGCACCCAAAGCACCCAAAACCACTGCATTACGACCGGCGTTATTATTGTCTTTTACATCTCTGATCTTCGCGTTGGCATAACTGAAATTGGTTGTCAGCTTAAACCAGCTTTTGATCTGATTGTCAAGATTTGCACGGAATGAATACCTGTTGTAGCTGGCCGGTTTAATAATACCGTTATCTCTCGTCATCGCACCCGACACAAAGTATTTACTCTTGTCGGTACCGCCGGAAAAAGAAAGCTGGTAATTCTGGTTATGGCCTTTTTTGAAAACCTCTTTATTCCAATCCGTAGTCTGGCTTCCAACGGTTACATTATTGCCCATTTCATTCATCAGATCAGCATATTGCTGCGGATTGAGGACGTTGATCTTTTTGGCAATATTTGAAAAGCCATAATATGCGCCAAAACTAACCTGAGACTGATTGGCTTTACCTCTTTTCGTTGTTACGATAACGACGCCGTTAGAAGCTCTCGCACCATAAATCGCAGCCGACGAAGCATCTTTCAAAACCTGAATGCTTTCAATATCATTCACATTCAAATCCCTCGTATCCATGGTTGGAACTCCGTCGATTACATACAAAGGCTCGTTTCCTGCCTGTACCGAAGTCGCACCACGCACACGAATCGACAAAGCACTTCCCGGCTTACCAGAAGGCTGCGTCACCTGAACACCCGCTGCTTTTCCCTGCAATGCCTGAGCTGCCTGAATGATCGGCCTTTCTTCGATATCTTTTGTACTTACCGAAGCAATGGCCGTTGTCACATCACCACGTTTCTGTGTTCCATAACCTATTACAATAACCTCATCCAGACTTTTAAGATCGGCTGAAAGTGTCACATTAATCTGGGTTTGGTTTCCCACGGTAATTTCCTGAGACCCGTAACCTATAAAAGAAATAACCAGAACTGATTGCGCGTTTGGCACTCCAATTGAATATTTCCCATCCACATCTGTAACTGTACCAGATTGCGTCCCCTTTACCAAAACACTCGCGCCCGGCAGTGTCTGGTTTTGCTGATCTTTAATTACTCCTTTCACAGTAATATCCTGCCCGTTTGCAAGGCCGACCACTGCAAAAATCATGGCAATGAACATCGTAACTCGCTTTCCCATAAATTGTTAATGAATTGTTAGTAATTTATTTGATAATTTTTAGGACAATTCCATGCAGCAAATTTATGTATACTTACAGACATTTAGAAAATAAATTTTATCATAAATATCTGTATAATAGACAGTTATATAAATATTGATACGGTTCAGCCCCGCTGGGAAATGATTGTGATCAGCCTGATTTACAAGGGATGTGAAGATTTTGATGCAGGGTCGTGCTCAACGAATTGATACGCCTGCAAGCCGCTCGTTTTTTGCAAAAAAATATTTTGGAGGTGTGAAAAGCAGAATTATGCCGGCTCCAAAGAATGGTCAAGCACCAACAAACTCCACCCCTCGCCGGACTTAGAAGCGGCAATTTCTTTCCTCCGGTCGTGCATTGCCTTTTTGATTCTGCTACCGTAAGCCCAACAAGTGCTCTGCCGTATCGAAAGGATTTCGGACAGTTTATGAGAAGAAATTTTTCCCTTTGTAGTGTAAATCAAAAAGACCATATAGAATGCCTTGTTGATAGGAATGCGGGTATTTTGAAAGATTGTATGAGAAATTACTGATTCGTCGTAATCACATTTTGCACACCGCCGACTGTAAGGAGTATGGCCATGGAAATAATGATCGTGCCCGCATTTCCGGCATTCATAGTGATCATTCGCAGTACCATTTTTCCATTTCATACCAGCCAGAAACCGGAAACAGCTTTCATTATCAGGATATATTTTCGAGAATTCTTCAAAGTTAACTTCAGTAGACATCACGCGTGCCTGCGTCACTTTCACCACGTTAGTTTGCAGGACTTCATTATCTTTTTCCAGAAGAAGGTTCATTTGCAAAATTTCTTCCTTTTGTTTTTGCAGAAGCTCATTCACTTGCGTCAATTCCTCGTTCTGCGCTTCAATAATCGCCGATTTTTCCAAAACTTCTTTGGTTCTTTCCACTACCTGAGATTCAAGTTTAACATTCTGAGAATCTTTCAGTTTTTCATTCAGCGTCATCTGATGAATGATCTGCCGTTGCGCTCTGTCTTTCTTTTTTTCAAGATCCGTACTTTGTCTCCGATCGCGAAGGAGAGAAAGATCATTTCAATCACAAAGCAGATACTTAAACTATAATAAGTTACTACCCCAAAATTGAGGCCTTCAACATGGAGCATCAATAACAGCTTGTGTATGAACCCAATAGAAAGAAATGTGTATCCCAAAACAAAAAAACGAGCCGGGCGATAGCCTTGCCGGTAAATATAAATGCCCGTGTAAAATGCAACGGCAAGCGGCACCAGTTCAATGAATTTGTAGCTGAACCAGTTGGTATTGAAAGCGAAACATATTCCGAAAAACAATGTCCTCAATATCATGACCAAAATGATAAAACGATCCAGTTTCGGCGCTTTTCTGTGGGTGTAGAGAAGTGTTCGTGTAAATTGCAGCGCAAAAATACTGATACCGAATAGTGCAATTCCATACGCATATTGATTCCATTC from Dyadobacter sp. NIV53 carries:
- a CDS encoding RagB/SusD family nutrient uptake outer membrane protein → MKKISYIAFLLGSSMLLPSCQDQLDLKPISQTVVGGDGTGTAGSSIKDAASAEAALAGCYSIFKSSSSEYYVMDYFILGDGESDNAYAGADNAAWFEVDEFRILSTNAVAARDWQYLYGHVASANSIIANVPKVTDAGLSADRKAQIVGEAKFMRARAYFDLVRIFGDIPLVVDELPTITSSNVEEVYGKLYPARSSAEDVYTQIIKDLDEAATVVPKSGPDKMTVTPGAVYTLLAKVYATKKDWEKVKTNADKVIGLGYSLMPNFEDLWDGKHENSAEAIFELNFEDWSTGGNWGSSMFYGTDWKKFNTPSNDLLKAYDDEKDVVRKASTVFTADVTGKWSDKYWPLTKFPFAYKMRNTDASQNIVMYRLADVLLLKAEALNETGDLAGARTLVNQVRTRVKLPAATAADQTAMRLAIEKERRLELAFEGQRWYDLARTDRAIAVMDAVKDGSGNSLKYNVTQTRLLWPIPQGEIDKNASLTQNKGY
- a CDS encoding TonB-dependent receptor, whose protein sequence is MGKRVTMFIAMIFAVVGLANGQDITVKGVIKDQQNQTLPGASVLVKGTQSGTVTDVDGKYSIGVPNAQSVLVISFIGYGSQEITVGNQTQINVTLSADLKSLDEVIVIGYGTQKRGDVTTAIASVSTKDIEERPIIQAAQALQGKAAGVQVTQPSGKPGSALSIRVRGATSVQAGNEPLYVIDGVPTMDTRDLNVNDIESIQVLKDASSAAIYGARASNGVVIVTTKRGKANQSQVSFGAYYGFSNIAKKINVLNPQQYADLMNEMGNNVTVGSQTTDWNKEVFKKGHNQNYQLSFSGGTDKSKYFVSGAMTRDNGIIKPASYNRYSFRANLDNQIKSWFKLTTNFSYANAKIRDVKDNNNAGRNAVVLGALGAPPTMGIYTQDSIRGTIFSTNPLKAGWDNPLAAMYGPTQAAKDNRIFGNVVGDITLAKGLFVRSNFGIDYMNHSNDYYLDPYRTTEGWGSSGSTHGLGNATRSNSFTYLWENTLNYEKNWNKHNFSALAGTTVQKNTWNNSYIAGRDFPSDGIVKTMNAANEITDAYTEQSEWFLNSYLGRLMYNFDSRYLITANFRADGSSKLAKGNQWGFFPSVSAGWRISAEPFMQDVKFINDLKLRGGWGQNGNQEGLANYASYGLNTYTRRTPTVPPSGPAVTNPSYAPNPDLRWETTTQSNIGIDLSMLQGRVTVTADAYLKKTNDLLLNVPLPNTSGYTYMPRNSGKLENKGLEFVLSTVNFDKSAFQWTTDFNIAFNKNKITDLQLSKIYRYADVEGRSDQIIILQEGASLGTFYGYIAEGVNPETGDMIYKDVNGDGAFSPSDRTILGSAQPKFTYGMNNNLTYKSFSLSFLFQGSQGNKAFNASRLETEGMYDSKNQSTEVLRRWQKAGDITDIPRATDGNVNNSLISSRFVENASFLRLKSTTISYALKKEFANKIKLSRASIYVTAQNLLTFTKYKGFDPEVNAFTSSGATLGIDYGTYPVSRAFVAGINVQF
- a CDS encoding transposase, giving the protein MTLNEKLKDSQNVKLESQVVERTKEVLEKSAIIEAQNEELTQVNELLQKQKEEILQMNLLLEKDNEVLQTNVVKVTQARVMSTEVNFEEFSKIYPDNESCFRFLAGMKWKNGTANDHYECRKCGHDHYFHGHTPYSRRCAKCDYDESVISHTIFQNTRIPINKAFYMVFLIYTTKGKISSHKLSEILSIRQSTCWAYGSRIKKAMHDRRKEIAASKSGEGWSLLVLDHSLEPA